One window of Paenibacillus albicereus genomic DNA carries:
- a CDS encoding M16 family metallopeptidase: MNLYRLSNGLRVVAEPIPTCRSVSFGIWVKTGSRSETPANNGISHFIEHMLFKGTDTRSAKDIADLFDGIGGNVNAFTAKEYTCYFAKVLDLHLPLAVDALADMFFHSRFDEEELAKEKNVILEEISMYEDTPDDKVHDEASRASYGDHPLAYSILGLEERLEAMGPDDLRRYMQDQYTIENTVISVAGNIEEKALLALLEEKFGGMSARGAGRGLTPPAFQGQYLFHPKQTEQNHICLTFPGCSIDDDKLYAMVLLNNALGGGMSSRLFQEIREKRGLAYSVYSYHTSYADSGLFTVYAGTAPKQTADVLDLTMELLADVSASGLSEAELRRGKEQLKGSLILSLESTSSRMNRNGKNELMLGRHFTMDEIIERIEAVTMADIRTVTARMLDKPFAVAMVGTEEGPAAALRRDRFASSPL, encoded by the coding sequence GTGAATCTATATCGACTTAGCAACGGGCTTCGCGTCGTCGCGGAACCGATCCCGACCTGCCGCTCCGTTTCGTTCGGCATCTGGGTGAAGACGGGCTCGCGCAGCGAAACCCCGGCCAACAACGGCATCTCCCATTTCATCGAGCACATGCTGTTCAAGGGCACCGATACGCGCAGCGCCAAGGACATCGCCGATCTGTTCGACGGCATCGGGGGCAACGTGAACGCATTCACGGCCAAAGAATACACCTGCTACTTCGCCAAGGTGCTCGACCTGCATCTGCCGCTCGCGGTCGACGCGCTGGCGGACATGTTCTTCCACTCGCGCTTCGACGAGGAGGAACTGGCCAAGGAGAAGAACGTCATCCTCGAGGAAATCTCCATGTACGAGGATACGCCGGACGACAAGGTCCATGACGAAGCCTCGCGGGCGTCGTACGGAGATCATCCGCTCGCTTATTCGATCCTCGGCCTGGAGGAGCGGCTGGAGGCGATGGGGCCGGACGACCTGCGCCGCTACATGCAGGATCAATATACGATCGAGAATACCGTCATCAGCGTAGCGGGCAATATCGAGGAGAAGGCGCTGCTCGCGCTGCTCGAGGAGAAGTTCGGAGGCATGAGCGCGCGCGGCGCAGGACGCGGCTTGACGCCTCCGGCATTCCAGGGCCAGTACCTGTTCCATCCGAAGCAGACCGAGCAGAACCATATCTGCCTCACCTTCCCGGGCTGCTCGATCGACGACGACAAGCTGTACGCGATGGTGCTGCTGAACAACGCGCTCGGCGGCGGCATGAGCTCGCGCCTGTTCCAGGAGATTCGCGAGAAGCGCGGCTTGGCCTACTCGGTCTACTCCTACCATACGTCGTACGCGGACTCCGGCCTGTTCACCGTCTATGCGGGCACGGCGCCCAAGCAGACGGCCGACGTGCTCGACCTGACGATGGAGCTGCTCGCCGACGTGTCGGCTTCGGGCCTGAGCGAGGCCGAGCTGCGCCGGGGCAAGGAGCAGCTCAAGGGCAGCCTCATCCTGAGCCTGGAGAGCACGAGCAGCCGCATGAACCGCAACGGCAAAAACGAGCTCATGCTCGGCCGCCACTTCACGATGGACGAGATCATCGAACGCATCGAAGCCGTGACGATGGCGGACATCCGCACGGTCACCGCCCGCATGCTCGACAAGCCGTTCGCAGTCGCGATGGTCGGAACGGAAGAAGGGCCGGCCGCCGCTCTCAGGAGGGATCGCTTTGCATCAAGTCCACTTTAA
- a CDS encoding dipicolinate synthase subunit B: MNWNGLTVGYALSGSHCTFAEVMPQIQRFVDAGADVVPIVTQSLMTTDTRFGTAAEWRRQLTEITGNEIISTVVQAEPLGPSKRLDVMLIAPCTGNTTSKLANALTDGAVLMAAKAQMRNGRPVVLAISTNDGLGLNMANIAKLMVAKNIYFVPFGQDDPVNKPNSLVARMDLVMEACEHALQGRQMQPVLVERA, from the coding sequence ATGAACTGGAACGGACTTACGGTCGGCTACGCGCTTTCGGGTTCCCACTGCACCTTCGCCGAAGTGATGCCGCAGATCCAGCGGTTCGTCGACGCCGGCGCGGACGTCGTGCCGATCGTCACGCAGAGCCTGATGACGACGGATACCCGCTTCGGCACGGCGGCGGAGTGGAGGCGGCAGCTGACGGAGATCACCGGCAACGAGATCATCTCGACCGTCGTGCAGGCGGAGCCGCTCGGCCCGTCCAAGCGGCTGGACGTCATGCTCATCGCGCCGTGCACCGGCAATACGACGAGCAAGCTCGCCAACGCGCTGACCGACGGAGCGGTGCTCATGGCGGCCAAGGCCCAGATGCGCAACGGCCGTCCGGTCGTGCTGGCCATTTCCACCAATGACGGGCTCGGCCTCAACATGGCCAACATCGCCAAGCTCATGGTCGCGAAGAACATCTACTTCGTGCCGTTCGGGCAGGACGATCCCGTCAACAAGCCGAATTCGCTGGTCGCCCGGATGGATCTGGTGATGGAGGCATGCGAGCATGCGCTCCAGGGCAGGCAGATGCAGCCGGTTCTCGTCGAGAGGGCTTGA
- a CDS encoding polysaccharide deacetylase family protein produces MKLRAWSAAAACGAVLVLAAAAWSPAGTYIRSLGDGELRAAMAASDADQSLLDQIRKQAPGRSVPPIDASVDRWFRAIPGYEGREVDVEASYRATLQRPEDGLTFRYKPVAPAKKLADFPLEPVYKGNPAKPAASLMINVAWGNEYLEPMLETLRRSGVKATFFLDGSWLKRYPELALRIKEGGHEIGNHAYTHPDMSKLGEAEQKSQIERTSSLIEQTLGVKSLYFAPPSGSFNALTVKTAREQGMTTVLWTLDTVDWMKPRPEAVLAKISRGLKPGSLVLMHPTYASSQALQGIIDSAKQKGLVLGPVSQTLSEARLDGSVESGR; encoded by the coding sequence ATGAAACTCCGTGCATGGAGCGCGGCGGCCGCATGCGGAGCGGTGCTGGTGCTTGCGGCGGCGGCCTGGAGCCCCGCCGGTACGTATATCCGTTCGCTGGGAGACGGCGAGCTTCGCGCGGCGATGGCCGCCAGCGACGCCGACCAGTCGCTGCTGGATCAGATTCGGAAGCAAGCGCCTGGCCGCAGCGTGCCGCCTATCGATGCTTCGGTCGACCGCTGGTTCCGAGCCATTCCCGGCTACGAAGGCCGAGAGGTCGACGTGGAGGCTTCGTATCGGGCCACGCTGCAGCGGCCGGAGGACGGCTTGACGTTCCGGTACAAGCCGGTCGCGCCGGCCAAAAAGCTGGCGGACTTTCCGCTGGAGCCGGTGTATAAGGGCAATCCGGCCAAGCCTGCGGCTTCGCTGATGATCAACGTGGCCTGGGGCAACGAATATTTGGAGCCGATGCTGGAGACGCTGCGGCGCAGCGGCGTGAAGGCGACCTTCTTTCTGGACGGCAGCTGGCTGAAGCGCTACCCGGAGCTGGCTCTGCGGATCAAGGAGGGCGGGCATGAGATCGGCAACCATGCTTACACGCATCCCGACATGAGCAAGCTGGGGGAGGCGGAGCAAAAGAGCCAGATCGAGCGCACGAGCTCGCTGATCGAGCAGACGCTCGGCGTGAAGAGCCTTTATTTCGCGCCTCCCTCGGGCAGCTTCAACGCGCTGACGGTGAAGACGGCGCGGGAGCAGGGCATGACGACCGTGCTCTGGACGCTCGATACGGTCGACTGGATGAAGCCGCGGCCGGAGGCGGTGCTCGCCAAGATTTCCCGTGGCCTGAAGCCCGGATCGCTCGTGCTGATGCATCCGACCTACGCCTCGAGCCAGGCGCTGCAGGGCATCATCGATTCGGCCAAGCAAAAGGGCCTCGTCCTCGGTCCGGTGAGCCAGACGCTTTCGGAGGCGCGGCTTGACGGCTCGGTTGAGAGCGGACGCTGA
- the dut gene encoding dUTP diphosphatase, producing the protein MHQVHFKRLPGNEDVPLPARMSAAAAGFDLHAAVAEPLVLQPGERALVPTGFAMAMPPELEAQIRPRSGLAYKHGITCLNSPGTIDADYRGEVKVLLINHGQEPFSIARGERIAQMVFHSVPAVAIAEAAELPDTARGAGGFGHTGK; encoded by the coding sequence TTGCATCAAGTCCACTTTAAGCGACTGCCCGGCAACGAGGACGTGCCGCTTCCAGCGCGCATGTCCGCCGCTGCGGCTGGCTTCGACCTGCATGCGGCCGTGGCGGAGCCGCTCGTGCTCCAGCCGGGAGAGCGAGCGCTCGTTCCGACGGGCTTCGCGATGGCGATGCCGCCGGAGCTCGAGGCTCAGATCCGTCCCCGAAGCGGCTTGGCCTACAAGCACGGCATCACGTGCCTCAACTCTCCCGGCACGATCGACGCCGACTACCGGGGCGAGGTCAAAGTGCTGCTGATCAACCATGGCCAAGAGCCGTTCTCCATCGCGCGCGGCGAACGGATCGCCCAGATGGTGTTCCATTCCGTGCCGGCTGTGGCGATCGCCGAGGCGGCCGAGCTGCCGGACACGGCTCGCGGTGCCGGCGGCTTCGGCCATACGGGCAAGTAA
- the dpsA gene encoding dipicolinate synthase subunit DpsA produces MLTGVQVLLIGGDARQLEVMRRLSELDASLTVSGFDGLRTLPGDSSDTELREELFDKTDAVILPAVGTDDAGLIPAAFSDSELRLTGAMLARLPKHATIYAGMARPYLKELCREHGIGLVELFERDDVAILNSIPTAEGAVKMAIEHTDITIHGSTCMVLGLGRTGLTLVRTLQGLGATVLAGVNRPEPFARAAEMGAKPFYTRDLQDHAGNIDLLFNTIPTMIVTAQMIARMPSRAVIIDLASKPGGTDFRFAEKRGLKAILAPGLPGIVAPVTAGRIIADCVTQLILDEISARGNAQ; encoded by the coding sequence ATGCTGACCGGCGTTCAGGTGCTGCTGATCGGCGGCGACGCAAGGCAGCTTGAGGTCATGCGCAGGCTGTCCGAGCTGGATGCTTCGCTTACGGTGTCCGGATTCGACGGGCTCCGCACCCTTCCCGGAGACAGCTCGGACACCGAGCTGCGGGAAGAACTGTTTGATAAGACGGATGCGGTCATACTGCCGGCAGTCGGCACCGACGATGCCGGCCTCATACCGGCAGCCTTCAGCGACAGCGAGCTGCGGCTGACGGGCGCCATGCTTGCCCGGCTGCCGAAGCATGCCACGATCTATGCCGGGATGGCCAGACCTTATTTGAAGGAGCTGTGCCGCGAGCACGGCATCGGCCTTGTCGAGCTGTTCGAGCGGGACGACGTCGCCATCCTGAATTCGATCCCGACGGCAGAAGGAGCCGTCAAGATGGCGATCGAGCATACCGACATCACGATCCACGGATCGACCTGCATGGTTCTCGGACTCGGCCGCACGGGGCTGACGCTGGTTCGCACGCTGCAGGGACTGGGGGCGACCGTGCTGGCCGGCGTGAATCGTCCGGAGCCGTTCGCGAGAGCGGCGGAGATGGGCGCGAAGCCTTTCTACACGCGGGATTTGCAAGATCATGCAGGCAACATCGACTTGCTTTTTAACACAATTCCCACTATGATAGTCACAGCGCAAATGATTGCCAGAATGCCTTCCCGCGCGGTCATCATCGACCTGGCCTCCAAGCCGGGCGGCACCGATTTCCGCTTCGCGGAAAAGCGCGGCCTGAAGGCCATTCTGGCGCCGGGACTTCCCGGAATCGTCGCCCCCGTGACCGCTGGTCGCATCATAGCGGATTGTGTCACTCAGCTGATTCTGGATGAGATCAGCGCGCGGGGGAATGCACAATGA